The window GGCACATCTGGATCACCCCAGCCCAAGGACGCAACCGCAGCACCACTAACAGCATCAATAACATCTCTATATTCCTTCCCgtttttttcaatggtCATGAAAATACCTTTACCATTCTTGGCAAATGCTTTTTCTTTACCAACGTAACCTTGGAACACTTGTGATTTGACGGGAGTTACAGTCATTCTTATGGAATCCTCAACTTGCACTATTGCAAACTATGCAAATACCTCCAACAACGTCCATTGCTCAATGGCACTCTGTTTAAATAGTTATTTGAATGAATCCTGTGGTTTATCTAGCTATACCTTCTTCGGCGCTCGATATACGAACTGCTGCATTTAATCTTTGCCTACAGCTGATTATCTCCTTGCGGTGTCTTATCAAGAGATTGTAAAAAAATTAGAGTAATTGCAGCGCCATACGAAGCTCGGCGATCGATTTACTATTCATTGTTGTTCATTAGTCTATTATAAATATCTATTAGTTGTAAATGCGACGTTAATTAGCTGGTGATATGTCGTCAGAGCAAAACTTCTTAGAACTAGCCTCTGAATTGGGCGTGTAGCCATCTGATTCTTCAGCTGCTCTCtttttgttttcttgttCGGTGAGCCATCTGTCCATCAGCGCTTGTGGGACATCCATTGGTGGTAACATAATTTCCAACATTCGTATCTTGTCGTTGGTAGCGAAGAGTGGATCGTGAATCATCTCGAGGAAATCACCCACGGTGACTATTTTCCTTGTTTCGTAATGCCTAGCACCAAAGAGCGGGATGAGACGCAGATATTCCCACGTCTGAATGTCGTAGTAACTTGCGTTTGATCTGTGATGTAAGAACCTATCGACGGAATAACCTTGGTTATTCATGACAAAGATGTATGGTGTGAGCCCCCACCTGATCATTGTAGAGACCTCTTGTACGGTTAATTGGAAGGCACCATCACCGACAAACAGGATAACTCTATGCGGTACTGCGGTAACCTGATCCCTGGCCATTTCGTTGGCTGCGAAAGATGCTCCCAGGCAAGCACCCAAGGTGTAACCGACAGATCCCCAAAGCGCCTGGGATATACCACGGGAGCTATGTGGGAAATGTGTTTGATTGATACCAAATGCGGATGTACCTGTTTCGGTGATAATAATATCTCCCTCTTGAAACCAATGTGACATTTGGTTCCAAACCCATTCGTGTCTCAGAGAGTGCCGACTAGGTAACTCTGATCTCGGTATAATCATCTGCGGCGTGGGTTGACTCTGATACTTGATTTTGGATTCGTTCAAATTTCGCAGTAAGTTTGCCATTAGTGATTTAATTCGCAAATCTGGATAGATCGCATGCTTAAACTTCACCGATGTCGGATACAGCAGAACGCATTCTTTGGTCTTGTAATTGAAGTGGAAAGAACTTGTACTGAAATCTGAAAGCATACAACCGATAACGATTAAAAAATCTGCAAAATTTACCACTTCTCTCACCTCAGGTGAAGATATCGACCCCATAAAGACACCACCAAAATTCGGTAGAGTTTCGTCTATGGCACCTTTACTCATTGGAGTGGCAAAGATCGGGAAATTTGTTCTTTGACAGAGCTCTACAGTCTCTGGTACGATCCGATGCCTTGTTACACATGCATCTGCAATTATAACCGGATTCTTTGATTTATAAAGTTGTTGTAGAATTTGTTTGACCAATTCATTTTCTGTTTGTTCATCGTTGCTCGGCAGATTTAAATTTAATGCAGTATTTAATCTCTGTGAATTGACCGATGTGTCAACTAAATTAACCGGTATACCCATATATACGGGTTTTTGTAGAGTCCAAGCCTTGGCGATACAGTCATCCACTTCGTCACCACACAAGTCCTTATCGTTGATCACCGTGGAGTAGCAAGTAACTTCACTAGCCATCCTATGAAACACCTTATAATCTCCATTGCCCAAAGTATGATGTAAGAGTAATTGCTTCGTCTGTGCGCTTGTTGGTGGCATACCAACTACGTGTAACAGTCCAACATGTTCTGCGAAAGAACCAGCTACACCATTGATAGCCGAGAGTTCCCCAACACCGAACGTAGTGATAATACAACCAAGACCCTTGAGTCTCGAGTAACCATCTGCCGCATACGCAGCATTCAGTTCGTTAGTGTTACCTGCCCATCGTAGACCCGGaatttcattcaatttaTCTAGCAGTGTAGCATTGAAAGCTCCCGGGAGTCCAAAGATCGTCTCTATATGAAGTTGTTTTAATCTGTGGAACAGATATTCTGCGATTGAGATCGAATCGGGCAAACCATTCGAATCTGTATAGTTCATGGGTGGTTCATCTCTGGTCTCTTAAAGGCAGTATGGATTTAAGAAacttaatttttttttttctttgttaaagaaaaagacCGAGAAATACAATTTTCAACGGATCCTTCATAACAACATTAGCCGTgatcaactttctcttctctgGGTCGATAAAAAATTCAGTCTCTGGGCTAACCTCATCTGTTTCGTTTATCTGCACACTCTCAACACACAGGTGAATTAACTGCTCAACCTTCTGAGTCAAGAGATTGGGATCATATCACCGACGTGAAGCACCCTCCGTTTGGACGTaaaaagttcttgataTTATGGAGAATAATATTTTGGTATATCTTTTGAGCTTGATTACAACTGCCGATAACAAGGGAGACCGAGAAAGCTGTGGGCAGCTGGAAATCATTTACTGTATGCTTTGAAGCGCTAATCTCCATATCCTCGGGAAAGCGAGCGATTATTCTTAGGGAGGCGTAAATGGTAAAGCTCTCGAATTGTTGACAACTCTTGATATATGCTTGTTCGATATCATTATAAAGCAACCACTTGTCACACCTAAAGAGTAACGTTCGGAAATCAGCGAAGACAAAatttgaatcatcatcattcaTGGCAGGGGTAGGAGTAATATGATCCAATGGGACTTAACTTTGAAGCGCCGACAGTTTACCTCTTTCTCGACCAGAATGTCCcgatcatcttcaacaaataaaACTTGAGCCTCGTTGAAGTCTATTAGGCCTTCACGATCACAGTATGAGACTATACACCATGAGGGTTCAACGACGTACCCATCGTAAATCGCTGCTTCgcattgatgaagtgaaTATCTCAATTCTAGAAATTCCACCCAATGACTTGGGTGAGGTGATTGCATTAGTTTCGTGTATTATGGTGCTTTCAACAGCACAGGTAGCTTCTGCTTCCAATTCACATTGACTAGCTGTAGGACCCACTGAAATGCTAGAGTACATTACGATATGATGGCCCTCGATTCACAAGATTGCATTCGAATGGAAGCGTAACGGGGACCCTTTTGTCCTTTCCACTCTTCCCAAATGTTCAGGGAGACCTCACAGGAATTGCATCGTGGTATAAAGTTAAATTGCAGGCCTACCTTCATACTTATAAGTCAGAGTTGGCGGCTCATTAGCATTTTACGATGCTATCATTTCAAGAGGTTTATATTTTAAAGTCGTCTCATCATTATTGATTTAAGAGTTATCATATTATATTTGGCGTCAATTTTAATTTTACAGCAGCTAATTGATCCTGAGTCAAATGCCCCAACTCGGTCTCGTAATCAAATTTTAGCAATTGTAAGTTATCTacaattcttttgaagtctTCTGTAGCGAACCTAATCTCATCGAAATACGTCGCACAGAGACATTGTAAAGAGTTAAATCTCTCTAGTGGATCATATTTCAACGTATTCGTCAGAAATTTCACCGTtggttcatcttctttcttgaagactTTTGATAATGGGATTGGTTTAATCTGCGGGAACTTATGCTCCATATAGTTTGGATTCATGGCGCAAATTTCCTGTTTTGAAGGTGTCCCAAGAATCTTGATAATTTCCACAAGCTGATCGATTCCGCTTTCACCTGGGAACATCGGCTGCCCCAGTAGTAATTCAGCCATAACACACCCACTGGACCACACGTCGATCTGGTTGAGATAATTCGTTGCACCAAAGATCAGTTCTGGCGCCCGGTAATAACGCGAGCAAATATACGACACGTTGGGCTCAGCTGGTTTCAACTGTTTCGCACTACCGAAATCACACAGTTTTAACTCCCAACTCTGTGGATCAACCAACAAATTCTGCGGCTTGATATCCCTATGACACACATTGGCGTGATGATGCAAATAATTAAgtgctttgaaaagttgataCATGTAGCATTTGATCTCCAGCCGGGGCATAACACTACTCAAATGCACAAAATGACGTAGCCTCTGGTACAACGACTGTGGCATAAAATCAAGTATTAGATTCAAATACACATCGCCATGAGGGTCCTTTTCATAAAAATAATACTTCAAATCTATCACGTTACGATGTTGCAACAACTTCATGATTTCCAACTCTCGATTCTTGAATCTCCGATCCTGTAGGACTTTCTTTATCGCTACCATTTCTCCCGTCTGCTCGATGGTAGTTGTGAAAACCACTCCAAAAGATCCATGCCCGACCACTTCTGTGGTTGGGTACGAAATCTCAATCGGCCCAGAATCACCACTGGCATGACCCACATATACCTGCTTGTGCACTACTGCTTCGTTAGTAATCTCAACGTTCATCATACAGAGACGGCCAGGAGAAAAACGCTCTTTCTACAACAAATACCAAACCTTGCTTATTTCTGCGTTGTTGTTTGTTGTACTAGTTGGGTGCCTCTATATATTTTTCTCCCCGTCTCCATTTCCTCCCCCCCAAAAAAAAACCCTGTCCGGTGCGACCCCGGACTGTCCGAAAACGAACAAAACTCACATACCTATATTACTCTCCGCgtatttgaagaacaactcATCCAGTCGTACCATCTTTTGTATCCTGTCCTCATTAAGGCGCTGCGACCGAGGATCTCTCTTACGTTCAACGTGTTCCACTGCCGCCTTCTCTTCTATTAGACGCACCACGATTCGATCCTCTATTCTCTTCGCATACGCGCGATCGTCATTTGGCGCACCCGTATCCAGTGGCAGAACCACTGCTCGGGTCGGTTTCTCCTTCTTCCTAACAAACAACCTCTTTAACACAATACTCATATCCTTGTGGTCCTGTTATTGCTCATTACTGTAAACTGATATAAAGTAGAGTTCTTATATATGGCGCGATGCAGCAACGCGGggtctttttttttctctCTTTTTAAAAGAACCCCACCCCCGCCCCCGCCTCACAACTTGGAACCGCCGACGACAAAACCAGTGCCCTTCTGAA of the Torulaspora delbrueckii CBS 1146 chromosome 7, complete genome genome contains:
- the TDEL0G03220 gene encoding GSK family serine/threonine-protein kinase (similar to Saccharomyces cerevisiae MRK1 (YDL079C) and RIM11 (YMR139W); ancestral locus Anc_2.391); this translates as MMNVEITNEAVVHKQVYVGHASGDSGPIEISYPTTEVVGHGSFGVVFTTTIEQTGEMVAIKKVLQDRRFKNRELEIMKLLQHRNVIDLKYYFYEKDPHGDVYLNLILDFMPQSLYQRLRHFVHLSSVMPRLEIKCYMYQLFKALNYLHHHANVCHRDIKPQNLLVDPQSWELKLCDFGSAKQLKPAEPNVSYICSRYYRAPELIFGATNYLNQIDVWSSGCVMAELLLGQPMFPGESGIDQLVEIIKILGTPSKQEICAMNPNYMEHKFPQIKPIPLSKVFKKEDEPTVKFLTNTLKYDPLERFNSLQCLCATYFDEIRFATEDFKRIVDNLQLLKFDYETELGHLTQDQLAAVKLKLTPNII
- the THI3 gene encoding branched-chain-2-oxoacid decarboxylase THI3 (similar to Saccharomyces cerevisiae THI3 (YDL080C); ancestral locus Anc_2.390), whose translation is MNYTDSNGLPDSISIAEYLFHRLKQLHIETIFGLPGAFNATLLDKLNEIPGLRWAGNTNELNAAYAADGYSRLKGLGCIITTFGVGELSAINGVAGSFAEHVGLLHVVGMPPTSAQTKQLLLHHTLGNGDYKVFHRMASEVTCYSTVINDKDLCGDEVDDCIAKAWTLQKPVYMGIPVNLVDTSVNSQRLNTALNLNLPSNDEQTENELVKQILQQLYKSKNPVIIADACVTRHRIVPETVELCQRTNFPIFATPMSKGAIDETLPNFGGVFMGSISSPEVREVVNFADFLIVIGCMLSDFSTSSFHFNYKTKECVLLYPTSVKFKHAIYPDLRIKSLMANLLRNLNESKIKYQSQPTPQMIIPRSELPSRHSLRHEWVWNQMSHWFQEGDIIITETGTSAFGINQTHFPHSSRGISQALWGSVGYTLGACLGASFAANEMARDQVTAVPHRVILFVGDGAFQLTVQEVSTMIRWGLTPYIFVMNNQGYSVDRFLHHRSNASYYDIQTWEYLRLIPLFGARHYETRKIVTVGDFLEMIHDPLFATNDKIRMLEIMLPPMDVPQALMDRWLTEQENKKRAAEESDGYTPNSEASSKKFCSDDISPAN